The Arachis hypogaea cultivar Tifrunner chromosome 14, arahy.Tifrunner.gnm2.J5K5, whole genome shotgun sequence genome has a segment encoding these proteins:
- the LOC112741455 gene encoding U3 snoRNP-associated protein-like EMB2271: MPANKKNRNKHKAASHDPFFANDSRKRRKPNRDDADVNAADEIDSDFDDDDFFAGEHGEDLSEQQQEEEEETGAEARKRIAQDFLRKYRDAAKKKEDEDESEGADEDEEGFRDSLVAEKLIKDQQEESGRVRRAIASRVQVPETSGTDGGFRVLVKHRHSVTAVALSEDDTKGFSASKDGSIMQWDVSTGKFEKYRWPSDPVLKSHGLKDPQSKAKKQSKHVLALAASSDARYLATGGLDRHVHIWDTRTREHVQAFPGHRGPVSCLAFRQGTSELFSGSFDRTIKIWNVEDRTYMNTLFGHQSEVISIDCLRKERVLTAGRDHTMQMFKVHEESRLIFRAPASSLECCCFINDGEFLSGSDDGSIEFWRAVKKKPTYIVKNAHALPTESTKSEQIDGGRMPSENGHHHPETQHPSSVFSWVSAVTVCRNSDLAASGAGNGSVRLWAIESETNNIKFCHNVPLVGFVNSLTIAKSAKFLIAGVGQEPRLGRWGRIPEARNGVSILPLKIS; the protein is encoded by the exons atGCCTGCAAACAAGAAGAACCGTAACAAACACAAAGCTGCTTCTCACGACCCTTTCTTCGCCAACGATTCACGTAAGCGCCGCAAGCCCAACCGCGACGATGCCGATGTCAATGCCGCCGATGAGATTGACAGCGACTTCGACGACGATGACTTCTTCGCCGGGGAACACGGGGAAGACCTATCCGAGCAGCagcaggaggaagaagaagaaaccgGAGCTGAAGCTCGGAAGAGAATTGCCCAGGACTTCTTGAGAAAGTATCGCGATGCagcaaagaagaaggaagatgaAGATGAGAGTGAAGGTGCTGATGAAGACGAAGAAGGGTTCAGAGATTCTCTCGTTGCTGAGAAACTCATCAAGGACCAGCAAGAGGAGAGTGGCAGAGTCAGAAGAGCCATTGCTTCAAG GGTGCAAGTGCCGGAGACTAGTGGTACTGACGGTGGGTTTAGGGTGCTGGTGAAGCACCGGCATTCTGTGACTGCGGTGGCCCTGTCTGAGGATGATACGAAAGGATTTTCAGCTTCAAAGGATGGGAGTATTATGCAGTGGGATGTGAGTACTGGGAAATTTGAGAAGTATAGGTGGCCGAGTGATCCGGTGCTGAAGAGTCATGGATTGAAGGATCCGCAGAGTAAAGCTAAGAAGCAGAGTAAACATGTGTTGGCATTGGCCGCAAGTTCGGATGCTCGGTATTTAGCAACTGGAGGTCTTGACAGGCATGTTCATATATGGGATACTCGTACCAGAGAGCATGTTCAG GCATTTCCTGGTCACCGAGGCCCTGTTTCTTGTTTGGCTTTTAGACAAGGAACTTCAGAGCTTTTCTCTGGTTCATTTGACCGAACGATTAAGATATGGAATGTCGAAGACAGAACTTACATGAATACTCTATTTGGCCACCAGAGTGAAGTGATAAGCATTGATTGCTTGCGCAAGGAAAGGGTATTAACCGCTGGGCGCGATCATACCATGCAGATGTTCAAG GTTCATGAAGAGTCCCGTCTTATATTTCGCGCACCTGCATCTTCGTTAGAATGTTGTTGTTTTATTAATGATGGTGAATTTTTATCTGGTTCGGATGACGGAAGCATTGAGTTTTGGAGAGCAGTGAAAAAGAAGCCTACCTACATTGTGAAGAATGCTCATGCTTTACCAACAGAAAGCACAAAATCTGAACAAATCGATGGTGGAAGAATGCCCAGCG AAAATGGTCATCACCATCCCGAGACTCAGCATCCTTCATCAGTATTTTCGTGGGTCAGTGCGGTGACTGTTTGTAGAAATAGTGACCTTGCTGCCTCTGGTGCTGGTAACGGTTCTGTTCGATTATGGGCAATAGAAAGTGAGACTAATAATATCAAATTTTGTCACAATGTGCCATTG GTTGGGTTTGTGAATTCCTTGACTATTGCAAAATCAGCAAAGTTTCTGATTGCTGGAGTTGGACAG GAACCTCGTCTAGGCAGGTGGGGACGAATCCCTGAAGCTCGAAATGGAGTTTCAATTCTACCTCTTAAGATATCATAA
- the LOC112741451 gene encoding peroxidase A2 — protein sequence MRSFDVRLFCFVAMTMLMLGALPFSSDAQLDPSFYKNTCANVHSIVREVIRNVSKSDPRMLGSLMRLHFHDCFVQGCDASILLNSTSTIVSEQGAGPNNNSIRGLDVVNQIKTAVENACPGVVSCADILALAAEISSVLAHGPDWKVPLGRRDSLTANFTLANQKLPAPTFNLSQLISTFANQSLNITDLVALSGAHTIGRAQCRFFSSRLYNFSNTGNPDPTLNTTYLQTLRSICPNGGPGNTLTNLDLTTPDTFDNKYFSNLQSLNGLLQSDQELFSTVGASTLSIVNSFSSNQTLFFEAFKASMIKMGNIGVLTGSQGEIRKQCNFVNGNSGLATFATRVESSEEQGVSSA from the exons ATGAGGTCCTTTGATGTAAGGTTGTTCTGTTTTGTGGCTATGACTATGCTCATGCTTGGAGCACTTCCATTTTCCTCAGATGCACAGTTAGATCCATCATTTTACAAAAACACTTGTGCCAATGTTCATTCCATTGTTAGAGAAGTTATAAGAAACGTTTCAAAATCTGATCCAAGAATGCTTGGTAGTCTCATGAGGCTCCACTTCCATGATTGCTTTGTTCAA GGTTGTGATGCATCAATTTTGCTGAATAGCACAAGTACCATAGTGAGTGAACAAGGTGCAGGACCAAATAACAACTCAATAAGAGGCTTAGATGTTGTGAATCAGATCAAAACAGCGGTTGAAAATGCTTGTCCTGGTGTTGTTTCTTGTGCCGATATTCTTGCACTTGCTGCAGAAATTTCATCTGTTTTG GCTCATGGTCCTGATTGGAAAGTTCCATTGGGAAGAAGAGATAGTTTAACAGCAAACTTTACCCTTGCTAATCAAAAACTTCCGGCTCCAACCTTCAATCTTAGTCAACTTATCTCTACTTTTGCCAATCAATCCCTCAACATAACTGATCTAGTTGCACTTTCag GTGCTCACACAATTGGGAGAGCTCAATGTAGATTTTTCAGCAGTCGATTATACAATTTTAGCAACACTGGAAATCCTGATCCAACTTTGAACACAACCTATCTACAAACACTTAGATCAATTTGCCCCAATGGTGGACCAGGGAATACTCTCACCAATTTGGACTTAACAACCCCAGACACATTTGACAACAAATACTTCTCCAATCTTCAATCTCTAAATGGATTGCTTCAGAGTGATCAAGAACTTTTCTCTACAGTTGGTGCATCTACACTTAGCATTGTGAACAGTTTCAGCAGTAACCAAACTCTTTTCTTTGAAGCATTTAAGGCATCAATGATTAAGATGGGTAATATTGGAGTTCTAACTGGCTCTCAAGGTGAAATCAGAAAACAATGTAACTTTGTTAATGGAAATTCTGGATTGGCTACTTTTGCTACTAGAGTAGAATCATCAGAAGAACAGGGTGTTAGCTCAGCCTAA